A window of the Brachyspira suanatina genome harbors these coding sequences:
- the licT gene encoding BglG family transcription antiterminator LicT has translation MKVAKILNNNVVVVFENGKTEKIVMGRGIAFGKKVGDIIDEEKIDKTFLLENSDNNSKLQQLLKDIPTEYLNTTEKIIKYAKTKAERSLNDFLYITLMDHIYMAVSRTKDGINIKNMMLWDIKKFYKDEYNIGLKALDIIEEDFNVKLSEDEAGFIALHIINAQIDGDGLIDEIEKATNLIYEITKIVKNHFNTEFDEDSLYYNRFLTHLKFFSLRLFSKKLYDTKNDGDLLSILKDKYHESYECTLKIVKYILDLYSYSLSEEEQAYLTIHIEKVSRKE, from the coding sequence ATGAAAGTAGCAAAGATACTTAATAATAATGTCGTTGTTGTTTTTGAGAATGGTAAAACAGAAAAAATTGTTATGGGAAGAGGTATAGCTTTTGGGAAAAAAGTGGGAGATATTATAGATGAAGAAAAAATTGATAAAACTTTTCTATTAGAAAATTCAGATAATAATAGCAAACTTCAGCAATTATTAAAAGATATACCAACAGAGTATCTTAATACTACAGAAAAAATTATTAAATATGCTAAAACTAAGGCGGAAAGAAGTTTAAACGATTTTTTATATATAACTTTAATGGACCATATATATATGGCTGTATCAAGAACAAAAGATGGTATAAATATAAAAAATATGATGCTTTGGGATATAAAAAAATTCTATAAAGATGAATATAATATAGGATTAAAGGCTTTGGATATTATAGAAGAAGATTTTAATGTAAAACTTTCAGAGGATGAGGCAGGATTTATAGCTTTGCATATAATAAATGCCCAGATAGATGGCGATGGATTAATAGATGAAATAGAAAAGGCTACTAATTTAATATATGAAATAACAAAAATAGTTAAAAATCATTTTAATACAGAATTTGATGAAGATTCTTTATATTATAATAGATTTTTAACACATCTTAAATTTTTTTCTTTAAGATTATTCAGTAAAAAATTATATGATACTAAAAATGACGGAGATTTATTATCTATTCTAAAAGATAAATATCATGAATCTTATGAATGCACATTAAAAATAGTAAAATATATATTAGATTTATATTCTTATTCTTTGAGCGAAGAAGAACAAGCATATTTAACTATACATATAGAAAAAGTAAGCAGAAAAGAATGA